In a genomic window of Myxococcales bacterium:
- a CDS encoding DUF2156 domain-containing protein: protein MSSDADQAALVRAIEAHGRDAVAFQGLEPGLKCWRDGDAAVAYFDTGGAWVAAGGPHAPVSERAAVAARFVAAARAAGRRASLFAVDDVDPWPGFNRTLLGEQPVWVPAQWDATVRAHRSLREQLRRARAKGVRVRRVTAAELAPGTALRAELDAITHAWLTGRHMEPMGFLVALAPFDHAEAHRYFVAERHGHAVAYLSLVPVPGRDGWLLEDLIRGGAAPNGTSESLVDAALRELAADGATYATTGMAPLTGGVPRWMRWLGRLGGALYDFEGLRRFKQRLHPPGWERVWLYYPAGQLTGVHVLDGLRAFAGGSLIAFGARTIVRHPGALAWTLGVPLVPWAITLAVVATHGSAGWFGYSAARLGAWAAYDAVLALGLWRASRHPRRRLLGVLASAATIDAVASTLHLTQIGFGGGVAPIARLLAAVAPTLGALGLWVAFGRVRRR, encoded by the coding sequence ATGTCTTCCGACGCCGACCAGGCGGCGCTGGTGCGCGCGATCGAGGCCCACGGGCGCGACGCGGTGGCCTTCCAGGGCCTCGAGCCCGGGCTGAAGTGCTGGCGCGACGGCGACGCGGCGGTGGCGTACTTCGACACCGGCGGCGCCTGGGTCGCGGCCGGTGGGCCGCACGCGCCGGTGTCCGAGCGCGCGGCGGTGGCGGCGCGGTTCGTCGCGGCGGCCCGGGCCGCGGGGCGCCGCGCCTCGCTGTTCGCCGTCGACGACGTCGACCCGTGGCCGGGGTTCAACCGCACCTTGCTCGGCGAGCAGCCGGTCTGGGTCCCGGCGCAGTGGGACGCGACCGTGCGCGCTCACCGCTCGCTGCGCGAGCAGCTCCGGCGGGCCCGCGCCAAGGGCGTGCGCGTCCGCCGGGTCACCGCCGCCGAGCTCGCGCCCGGGACCGCGCTGCGGGCCGAGCTCGACGCGATCACCCACGCGTGGCTGACGGGGCGCCACATGGAGCCGATGGGCTTCCTGGTGGCGCTGGCGCCGTTCGACCACGCCGAGGCGCACCGCTACTTCGTCGCCGAGCGCCACGGCCACGCGGTCGCGTACCTGTCGCTGGTCCCGGTCCCGGGGCGCGACGGCTGGCTGCTCGAGGATCTGATCCGGGGCGGCGCCGCGCCCAACGGCACCAGCGAGAGCCTCGTCGACGCGGCGCTGCGCGAGCTCGCGGCCGACGGCGCCACCTACGCCACCACCGGGATGGCGCCGCTGACCGGCGGCGTGCCGCGCTGGATGCGCTGGCTCGGCCGGCTGGGCGGCGCGCTCTACGACTTCGAGGGCCTGCGCCGGTTCAAGCAGCGCCTGCACCCGCCCGGATGGGAGCGCGTGTGGCTGTACTATCCGGCCGGCCAGCTGACCGGGGTGCACGTGCTCGACGGCCTGCGCGCGTTCGCGGGCGGCAGCCTGATCGCGTTCGGCGCGCGCACGATCGTGCGGCACCCCGGCGCGCTGGCGTGGACGCTGGGCGTGCCGCTGGTGCCCTGGGCGATCACGCTGGCCGTGGTCGCCACGCACGGCAGCGCCGGTTGGTTCGGCTACAGCGCGGCGCGGCTCGGCGCGTGGGCCGCCTACGACGCGGTCCTCGCGCTCGGGCTGTGGCGCGCGAGCCGACACCCCCGGCGACGGCTGCTGGGCGTGCTGGCGAGCGCCGCCACCATCGACGCCGTCGCGTCGACGCTGCACCTGACCCAGATCGGGTTCGGCGGCGGCGTCGCGCCGATCGCGCGGCTGCTGGCCGCGGTCGCGCCCACCCTCGGCGCGCTCGGGCTGTGGGTCGCGTTCGGTCGGGTCCGTCGCCGCTGA
- a CDS encoding translocation/assembly module TamB domain-containing protein, which translates to MRTVLRWCKRVVLAALAVVAIAIVATLVVLHTDWGRERLRRQVEAALAKSFPGGAHVGRLEGSVLGDLVLRDVELRDATGQPTVIARAVRVNLRYGALLHGELALETLVLDGIDLRVRAIGGEAPNVATLYQPSPEPGTWDIAVERLEVRAGAITIDRGAAGVDHLDDVTVTADVRLAAAGPLVAHGQVAAIWRERAGAALTASADVAVDAAGVVTVAHARIGVERATITATAVRYGGPGAFEGQVRIVAPPGELARLVPEAALPALAVDLDVHAAARPDGVVELRLGGGAGGATIDGTLAVRPQARRVDGTLELAAIDLARLSPGLPPSELAATMTLALASDPAALGLAAVTGTATLAGHGTVAQVALDQLGVTLEARAGAVTVAVTGRGPGPTAVTATGTVRATAEGYQLDDGALTAAIGSIAAATRGAVPADGALDVALTGGGMLDGDRAHVDVRGTIDGRDLVVGVGRARTVALTVAAAGAPAALSGDVRLVASGLRWDRRPLPSVTVTARGPLDARGPIAVQLEARDRARAVAASVGATVVRTGAGDDGRTRVGLGRYRIATAGVELVGAGGELVVAPARLTVRGVRARAAGGAIAIDGEVGLGPGLARRAGTVTITDVDLARLRGLPGVPAIARGVIAGRATLRQRGRAVTGEVAVTGLGVVVAAGAQPIELAVTAEVSPRTVTLALDGRGPDVGALTVAATVTPPRRLDDLAGWRRLERAAVRAVRIEADALDLGAIARLTGGPATVTGTIATTVTADPDRAELAIRGRGLAMTGAPAPLDLDVTVIRDGAAPAQIQVDAVLRGLGTAHVAGAVRAPARPFDLTAWRALDVTAVDGLTATLDDVTIDAALARALGQERLRGTVGGAVTASAGLRTVEVRVDARDLIGGPLTAPVTVTAVAHADGRGLDATVDLGLAGRPLATVAATAPTTLPELLAGTASLRTLPLHGTIALRERDVATIARALGQPTRISGRVSGAGDLTGTLDAPVATAALVVTDLGARAARGGGRARGGLRQLDVDLRYQPGALHGEVRGRQDDGGALDLTVDLDPAEVASARASIGARRFQVAPLARLAPTLLLGVRGVLDADLQLRGGTRDRALLVGVAQVSGVQVPLADTIGTLRDGTIDATFAAGSAHVTAAGAVEAGRVELEVSAVLAGLVPRTLSIDVGVRALTMITSLAPKLDGDLHVELDMTQPRWTATARVRDGTVDISEGGGRALHPAGAPLDLVFTTDTSVTAPLPLTRATVLRTWMGTRPTVPLLVLSLAIEPVAVVSPRFRGDVGGDLTVTVGADGAAVDGTIAVARGTVLVLERRYDIRRAQLVFDGALDPLLDVEIEYQFPQLVLQVRVDQRYSKPRVRLASVPDKYTEGQLLAFLMGGSPTSAGNETVDAATGVAASVAASVVGASCTRRCRSRSTCSTTSPAPRPAAGRSWSGPG; encoded by the coding sequence GTGCGCACGGTGCTGCGCTGGTGCAAGCGCGTGGTGCTCGCGGCGCTGGCCGTGGTCGCGATCGCGATCGTCGCCACCCTCGTCGTGCTGCACACCGACTGGGGCCGCGAGCGCCTGCGGCGGCAGGTCGAGGCCGCGCTGGCGAAGTCGTTCCCCGGCGGCGCCCACGTCGGCCGGCTCGAGGGCAGCGTGCTGGGCGACCTGGTGCTGCGCGACGTCGAGCTGCGCGACGCCACCGGCCAGCCGACCGTGATCGCGCGCGCGGTGCGGGTCAACCTGCGCTACGGCGCGTTGCTCCACGGCGAGCTGGCGCTCGAGACCCTGGTGCTCGACGGGATCGATCTGCGCGTGCGCGCGATCGGCGGCGAGGCGCCCAACGTCGCGACGCTCTACCAGCCGAGCCCCGAGCCCGGGACCTGGGACATCGCGGTCGAGCGGCTCGAGGTGCGGGCCGGCGCGATCACGATCGATCGCGGCGCCGCGGGCGTCGATCACCTCGACGACGTGACCGTGACCGCGGACGTGCGCCTGGCGGCGGCGGGCCCGTTGGTCGCCCACGGCCAGGTGGCGGCGATCTGGCGCGAGCGCGCCGGCGCCGCGCTGACCGCCTCGGCCGACGTGGCGGTGGACGCGGCCGGGGTCGTGACGGTCGCGCACGCGCGGATCGGGGTCGAGCGCGCGACGATCACCGCCACGGCGGTGCGCTACGGCGGCCCGGGCGCGTTCGAAGGTCAGGTGCGCATCGTCGCGCCGCCGGGCGAGCTGGCGCGGCTGGTGCCCGAGGCCGCCCTGCCGGCGCTCGCGGTCGACCTCGACGTCCACGCGGCGGCGCGCCCCGACGGCGTCGTCGAGCTGCGCCTGGGCGGCGGCGCTGGCGGCGCCACGATCGACGGCACGCTCGCGGTGCGGCCGCAGGCGCGCCGGGTCGACGGCACGCTCGAGCTGGCGGCGATCGATCTGGCGCGCCTGAGCCCGGGGCTGCCGCCGTCGGAGCTGGCGGCGACGATGACCCTGGCGCTGGCGTCCGACCCGGCCGCGCTCGGGCTGGCCGCGGTCACCGGCACGGCGACGCTGGCCGGCCACGGCACGGTCGCGCAGGTCGCGCTCGATCAGCTCGGGGTCACGCTCGAGGCGCGCGCCGGCGCCGTCACCGTCGCGGTCACCGGGCGCGGTCCGGGCCCGACCGCGGTCACGGCCACCGGGACGGTGCGCGCGACCGCCGAGGGGTACCAGCTCGACGACGGCGCGCTGACCGCGGCGATCGGCTCGATCGCCGCCGCGACCCGGGGCGCGGTGCCGGCCGACGGCGCGCTCGACGTCGCGCTCACCGGCGGCGGGATGCTCGACGGCGACCGCGCGCACGTCGACGTGCGCGGCACGATCGACGGCCGCGATCTGGTCGTCGGCGTCGGGCGGGCGCGGACGGTCGCGCTGACGGTGGCGGCGGCCGGCGCGCCCGCGGCGCTGAGCGGTGACGTCCGCCTGGTCGCGTCCGGCCTCCGCTGGGATCGACGCCCGCTGCCGTCGGTCACGGTGACCGCGCGCGGCCCGCTGGACGCGCGCGGGCCGATCGCGGTGCAGCTCGAGGCGCGCGATCGCGCGCGCGCGGTGGCCGCGTCCGTCGGCGCGACCGTCGTGCGGACCGGCGCGGGCGACGACGGCCGGACCCGCGTCGGGCTCGGGCGCTACCGGATCGCGACCGCTGGGGTCGAGCTGGTCGGCGCCGGCGGCGAGCTGGTGGTCGCGCCGGCGCGCCTGACCGTCCGGGGCGTGCGCGCGCGCGCGGCCGGCGGCGCGATCGCGATCGACGGCGAGGTCGGCCTCGGCCCGGGCCTCGCGCGCCGGGCCGGCACCGTGACGATCACCGACGTGGACCTCGCGCGGCTGCGCGGCCTGCCCGGCGTGCCGGCGATCGCGCGCGGCGTCATCGCCGGCCGAGCCACGCTGCGGCAGCGCGGGCGCGCGGTCACGGGCGAGGTCGCGGTCACCGGGCTGGGCGTGGTCGTGGCCGCGGGCGCGCAGCCGATCGAGCTGGCGGTCACCGCCGAGGTCAGCCCCAGGACCGTGACCCTGGCGCTCGACGGCCGCGGGCCCGACGTCGGCGCGCTGACGGTGGCGGCGACGGTGACGCCGCCGCGCCGGCTCGACGACCTGGCCGGGTGGCGTCGGCTCGAGCGCGCCGCGGTGCGGGCGGTCCGGATCGAGGCCGACGCCCTCGACCTCGGGGCGATCGCCCGGCTCACCGGCGGCCCCGCGACCGTGACGGGCACGATCGCGACGACCGTGACCGCGGACCCCGACCGCGCCGAGCTCGCGATCCGCGGGCGCGGGCTCGCGATGACCGGCGCGCCGGCGCCGCTCGATCTCGACGTGACGGTCATCCGCGACGGCGCGGCGCCCGCGCAGATCCAGGTCGACGCGGTCCTCCGCGGGCTCGGGACCGCGCACGTCGCCGGCGCGGTGCGCGCGCCGGCGCGGCCGTTCGACCTCACCGCGTGGCGCGCGCTCGACGTCACCGCGGTCGATGGGCTGACCGCGACCCTCGACGACGTCACGATCGACGCCGCGCTGGCCCGGGCCCTCGGCCAGGAGCGGCTGCGCGGGACCGTCGGCGGGGCGGTCACCGCCAGCGCGGGCCTGCGCACGGTCGAGGTCCGGGTCGACGCCCGCGACCTGATCGGCGGGCCGCTGACCGCGCCGGTCACGGTCACGGCGGTCGCGCACGCCGACGGGCGCGGCCTCGACGCCACCGTCGACCTCGGCCTGGCCGGCCGCCCGCTCGCGACCGTGGCCGCGACCGCGCCGACGACGTTGCCCGAGCTGCTGGCCGGGACCGCGTCGCTGCGCACGCTGCCGCTCCACGGCACGATCGCGCTGCGCGAGCGCGACGTGGCGACGATCGCGCGGGCGCTCGGCCAGCCGACCCGCATCAGCGGTCGGGTGTCCGGCGCCGGCGACCTGACCGGCACGCTCGACGCACCGGTGGCGACCGCGGCGCTGGTGGTGACCGACCTCGGCGCCCGCGCCGCCCGCGGCGGCGGCCGCGCCCGCGGCGGCCTGCGCCAGCTCGACGTCGACCTGCGCTACCAGCCCGGCGCGCTCCACGGCGAGGTCCGCGGCCGCCAGGACGACGGCGGCGCGCTCGACCTGACCGTCGACCTCGATCCGGCCGAGGTGGCGAGCGCGCGGGCGTCGATCGGCGCCCGCCGGTTCCAGGTGGCGCCGCTGGCGCGGCTGGCGCCGACGCTGCTCCTGGGCGTGCGCGGTGTCCTCGACGCAGACCTGCAGCTGCGCGGGGGCACGCGCGATCGAGCCCTCCTGGTCGGGGTCGCCCAGGTGTCCGGCGTCCAGGTGCCGCTGGCCGACACGATCGGCACGCTGCGCGACGGCACGATCGACGCCACGTTCGCGGCGGGCTCGGCCCACGTGACCGCGGCGGGCGCGGTCGAGGCGGGCCGGGTCGAGCTCGAGGTCAGCGCGGTGCTCGCCGGGCTGGTGCCGCGGACCCTCTCGATCGACGTCGGCGTGCGCGCGCTGACGATGATCACCTCGCTGGCGCCGAAGCTCGACGGCGACCTGCACGTCGAGCTCGACATGACCCAGCCGCGCTGGACCGCCACGGCCCGGGTGCGCGACGGCACGGTCGACATCTCCGAGGGCGGCGGGCGGGCGCTGCACCCAGCCGGCGCGCCGCTCGATCTGGTGTTCACGACCGACACCTCGGTCACCGCGCCGCTGCCGCTCACCCGCGCCACGGTGCTGCGCACCTGGATGGGCACGCGCCCGACCGTGCCGCTGCTCGTGCTGTCCCTCGCCATCGAGCCGGTCGCGGTGGTCTCCCCGCGCTTCCGGGGCGACGTCGGCGGCGACCTGACCGTGACCGTCGGGGCCGACGGCGCCGCGGTCGACGGCACGATCGCGGTCGCCCGCGGCACCGTGCTCGTGCTCGAGCGCCGCTACGACATCCGCCGCGCGCAGCTGGTGTTCGACGGGGCGCTCGATCCGCTGCTCGACGTCGAGATCGAGTACCAGTTCCCGCAGCTCGTGCTGCAGGTCCGGGTCGACCAGCGCTACAGCAAGCCGCGGGTGCGGTTGGCCTCGGTCCCGGACAAGTACACCGAGGGCCAGCTGCTGGCGTTCCTCATGGGCGGCTCGCCGACCTCGGCCGGCAACGAGACCGTCGACGCCGCCACCGGCGTGGCGGCCTCGGTGGCGGCGTCGGTGGTCGGGGCTTCCTGCACCAGGCGCTGCCGATCCCGCTCGACGTGCTCAACTACGAGCCCAGCACCGCGACCAGCGGCGGGGCGTTCGTGGTCGGGACCTGGCTGA
- a CDS encoding BamA/TamA family outer membrane protein translates to MARPTLPGPRRLRRPWAGLVVAVAVAGCGGHARMVPKTGRAIGQVELVDARSVDRGDVLGGLGLIYARDQGQPFGRFLVAQDERRIASYYVRRGFFAASVTSTVTTTATRADVTFTVVEGARARLVRVDVVGLPPDARVSAAALRAQVPLADGAPFDYTAYDEATPRLPEVLRAAGYARAKVDGVVLADRARAEAVIRLTVTLGPLAHFGQVELRDVPAGLEEAVAARVEFAPGEPYRPAALETTRTALYGLGRFALVRVEPDRDEDDVVDVTITVAEAPRHDLRLGGGVGLNPLALELRGLAQYGVAAWPWPLTTTRLELRPALVIHRDDRTRSPRVDAVATLDRLDLIRPRYSGAIEGGFSYLEVEAYASYGPRARLSVRSPSYADVVQASVGWQLGLTAYTNLAAVLDDALIARLGLDGVDRIGAFDQSVVVDLRDDRLAPRRGAYLEVRAEEGTVAAGGALTYLRLIPDLRGYVSLGSVTAAARVRAGVLTGDGPVTRRFFGGGANGYRGLPERQLAPFAGVGSAQVPYGGTGLLEVSGELRFPLPRLPYDLAGVAFLDGGDVPDDWAAIALDHLHWAAGLGLRLPTLIGAVRLDVAYRLTRTGAGEPRPGERWTFHLSVGEAF, encoded by the coding sequence ATGGCTCGCCCGACGCTCCCCGGTCCGCGTCGGCTGCGCCGCCCGTGGGCCGGCCTGGTGGTCGCGGTCGCGGTCGCCGGCTGCGGCGGGCACGCGCGGATGGTGCCGAAGACCGGCCGGGCGATCGGCCAGGTCGAGCTGGTCGACGCCCGATCGGTCGATCGCGGCGACGTGCTCGGCGGCCTCGGGCTGATCTACGCGCGCGACCAGGGGCAGCCGTTCGGGCGCTTCTTGGTGGCCCAGGACGAGCGCCGGATCGCCAGCTACTACGTGCGCCGCGGGTTCTTCGCCGCCTCGGTGACGTCGACGGTCACGACCACCGCGACGCGGGCTGACGTCACCTTCACCGTCGTCGAGGGCGCGCGGGCCCGGCTGGTCCGCGTCGACGTCGTCGGCCTGCCGCCCGACGCCCGGGTGTCGGCCGCGGCGCTGCGGGCGCAGGTGCCGCTGGCCGACGGCGCGCCGTTCGACTACACGGCCTACGACGAGGCGACGCCGCGGCTGCCGGAGGTCCTGCGGGCCGCGGGCTACGCGCGCGCCAAGGTCGACGGCGTCGTGCTGGCCGATCGCGCGCGCGCCGAGGCGGTGATCCGGCTCACGGTCACGCTCGGCCCCCTGGCGCACTTCGGCCAGGTCGAGCTCCGGGACGTGCCGGCGGGGCTCGAGGAGGCGGTCGCGGCCCGGGTCGAGTTCGCGCCCGGCGAGCCCTACCGGCCGGCGGCGCTCGAGACCACCCGCACGGCGCTGTACGGCCTCGGGCGGTTCGCGCTGGTGCGGGTCGAGCCCGATCGCGACGAGGACGACGTGGTCGACGTCACGATCACCGTGGCCGAGGCCCCGCGCCACGATCTGCGCCTCGGCGGCGGCGTCGGGCTCAACCCGCTCGCGCTCGAGCTGCGCGGGCTGGCGCAGTACGGGGTGGCGGCGTGGCCGTGGCCGCTCACGACGACCCGGCTCGAGCTGCGGCCCGCGCTGGTGATCCACCGCGACGATCGGACCCGGTCACCTCGGGTCGACGCCGTGGCGACGCTCGATCGCCTCGATCTGATCCGCCCGCGCTACAGCGGCGCGATCGAGGGCGGGTTCTCGTACCTGGAGGTCGAGGCCTACGCCAGCTACGGCCCGCGCGCGCGCCTGAGCGTGCGCTCGCCCAGCTACGCCGACGTCGTCCAGGCATCGGTGGGGTGGCAGCTCGGCCTGACCGCGTACACCAACCTGGCGGCGGTGCTCGACGACGCGCTGATCGCGCGGCTCGGGCTCGACGGGGTCGATCGGATCGGGGCGTTCGACCAGAGCGTGGTCGTCGACCTGCGCGACGATCGCCTGGCGCCGAGGCGCGGGGCCTATCTCGAGGTGCGCGCGGAGGAGGGCACGGTCGCCGCGGGCGGCGCGCTGACGTACCTGCGGCTGATCCCCGACCTGCGCGGCTACGTCAGCCTCGGGTCGGTGACCGCGGCGGCGCGGGTCCGGGCCGGCGTGCTGACCGGCGACGGCCCGGTGACGCGGCGGTTCTTCGGCGGCGGCGCCAACGGCTACCGCGGCCTGCCCGAGCGGCAGCTGGCGCCGTTCGCCGGGGTCGGCTCCGCGCAGGTCCCGTACGGCGGCACCGGGCTGCTCGAGGTCTCGGGCGAGCTGCGGTTCCCGCTGCCGCGGCTGCCCTACGACCTCGCCGGCGTGGCCTTCCTCGACGGCGGTGACGTCCCCGACGACTGGGCCGCGATCGCCCTCGACCACCTGCACTGGGCGGCCGGGCTGGGGCTGCGGCTGCCGACGTTGATCGGCGCGGTGCGCCTCGACGTCGCCTACCGCCTCACGCGCACCGGCGCCGGGGAGCCGCGCCCCGGCGAGCGCTGGACGTTCCACCTCAGCGTCGGCGAGGCGTTCTGA
- a CDS encoding AarF/ABC1/UbiB kinase family protein, translated as MDAARRTSLTDAAEDSSDYPAVAAARPPGAPLREGRPPRRAPGPQGLLTTFRVIHSYLWLRFWARWRSDEWVDRRLRAAHLRNARRIERPFCELQGLFIKVGQVISIMTNFCRRSSGRQLEGLQDHVPPRPYPTSPRASARSSPASLTRFASFDRTPVASASIGQVHRATLKDGLAVAVKVQYPDIDEIVRSDLRTLRRIFRIVQWFVPYQGLDDVYREIRAIVLAELDFRAEADNGDRIAANFTDRRDVAFPRVVRERSTARVLTTRFEAGVKILEAAGVKAMGSTAAAWPGRWSRSTRQQIHRRRLPRRPAPREPARPAARRRRGRRAGVPGLRRGRDDPPGVPAGHRRADPGRPDPRHTHGSSERCGRWASWLAALTTACSSRSSSTSTIASARASRLTRST; from the coding sequence GTGGACGCGGCCCGGCGCACCTCGCTCACGGACGCCGCCGAGGATTCGAGCGATTATCCGGCGGTGGCGGCGGCGCGTCCGCCCGGGGCGCCGCTGCGCGAGGGCCGCCCGCCGCGCCGGGCGCCCGGTCCTCAAGGCCTACTGACCACGTTCCGGGTGATCCACAGCTACCTGTGGCTGCGGTTCTGGGCCCGGTGGCGCTCCGACGAGTGGGTCGATCGCCGCCTGCGCGCCGCGCACCTGCGCAACGCCCGACGGATCGAGCGACCATTCTGCGAACTCCAGGGCCTGTTCATCAAGGTCGGACAGGTCATCTCGATCATGACCAACTTCTGCCGGAGGAGTTCCGGGCGCCAGCTCGAGGGGCTGCAGGACCACGTCCCGCCGCGGCCCTACCCGACATCGCCGCGCGCATCCGCGAGGAGCTCGCCGGCGAGCCTGACGCGGTTCGCGTCGTTCGACCGCACGCCGGTGGCGTCGGCGTCGATCGGCCAGGTCCACCGCGCCACCCTGAAGGACGGGCTCGCGGTCGCGGTCAAGGTCCAGTACCCCGACATCGACGAGATCGTGCGCAGCGACCTGCGCACGCTCCGTCGGATCTTCCGGATCGTGCAGTGGTTCGTGCCGTACCAGGGCCTCGACGACGTCTACCGCGAGATCCGCGCGATCGTGCTGGCCGAGCTCGACTTCCGCGCCGAGGCCGACAACGGCGATCGGATCGCCGCCAACTTCACCGATCGCCGCGACGTCGCGTTCCCGCGGGTCGTGCGCGAGCGCTCGACGGCGCGCGTGCTGACCACCCGCTTCGAGGCCGGCGTCAAGATCCTCGAGGCCGCCGGCGTCAAGGCGATGGGCTCGACCGCCGCGGCGTGGCCCGGCAGGTGGTCGAGGTCTACTCGCCAGCAGATTCACCGACGGCGCCTACCACGCCGACCCGCACCCCGGGAACCTGCTCGTCCGGCCGCGCGCCGACGGCGAGGGCGCCGAGCTGGTGTTCCTGGACTTCGGCGCGGTCGCGACGATCCGCCCGGAGTTCCGGCAGGGCATCGTCGAGCTGATCCAGGGCGGCCTGACCCGCGACACACCCACGGATCGTCCGAGCGATGCGGCAGATGGGCTTCGTGGCTCGCGGCGCTGACGACCGCGTGTTCGAGCAGGTCATCGAGTACTTCCACGATCGCTTCAGCGAGAGCATCTCGCCTGACACGCTCAACCTGA
- a CDS encoding type II toxin-antitoxin system VapC family toxin, whose amino-acid sequence MILLLDTHALIWALEDSPRLSPTARAAIVDAKNTVLASAASGWEIGIKRGLGRLDTPTISRRRSTRPAGKRMITFADALRVAALPPHHRDPFDRMLVAQALEDGVPLVSCDPLVARYPIQIVW is encoded by the coding sequence GTGATCCTGCTGCTCGATACCCACGCGCTGATCTGGGCGCTCGAGGACAGCCCGCGGCTGTCGCCGACCGCCCGCGCCGCGATCGTCGATGCCAAGAACACCGTGCTCGCCAGCGCCGCCTCGGGCTGGGAGATCGGGATCAAGCGCGGGCTCGGCCGCCTCGACACCCCGACGATCTCGAGGCGGCGATCGACGCGGCCGGCTGGCAAGCGCATGATCACGTTCGCCGACGCCCTCCGCGTCGCCGCCCTGCCACCGCACCACCGCGATCCGTTCGACCGCATGCTGGTGGCCCAGGCGCTCGAAGACGGGGTCCCGCTCGTCAGCTGCGATCCGCTGGTCGCCCGCTATCCGATCCAGATCGTCTGGTGA
- a CDS encoding tetratricopeptide repeat protein, protein MEPTSNSDEWQGIDPWEAKAHGDACAADGKLAKASQWYMRALDLAAPGPDRECLGVLRHAMGDLHSRLGNVAAAREWYELAMLVTGRQPTVGMANSTHMAAVCRFGQREFAEAFEWFERAANMKLHLVGEPVDFENVGVSLHMAGFAQARLGDLDGAQAWRARAAAAKEQGDAAGRIDSTSLGMTFHLSGDLFFAQQKYEEAIAQLERAAASKERGNVDGKIDWSNVAMSYELAGFAHLRRRDFAAGLPCFERAVDAVEKGDLFARVDELAVGRGLRFVGMCRAEGGDNEGALLPLTRASDIYTRGVQEGKLERDELDAVLTQLIECCPRGGAHDRDRRPACLPPPSRRPTSPRARLGSKSLRFRARPVRARSRGPTLSSGGVPPAPRSVLRPRQESSG, encoded by the coding sequence ATGGAGCCGACATCCAATTCCGACGAGTGGCAAGGCATCGACCCCTGGGAAGCCAAGGCGCACGGCGACGCGTGCGCAGCGGACGGGAAGCTCGCGAAGGCTTCGCAGTGGTACATGCGCGCGCTCGATCTGGCGGCGCCGGGTCCGGATCGCGAGTGCCTGGGCGTGCTTCGGCACGCGATGGGCGATCTGCACTCGCGCCTCGGCAACGTCGCCGCCGCGCGCGAATGGTACGAGCTGGCGATGCTCGTCACGGGGCGCCAGCCCACCGTCGGCATGGCCAACAGCACGCACATGGCGGCGGTGTGCCGCTTCGGGCAGCGCGAGTTTGCCGAAGCGTTCGAGTGGTTCGAGCGCGCGGCGAACATGAAGCTCCACCTCGTCGGGGAACCGGTCGACTTCGAGAACGTCGGCGTGAGCCTCCACATGGCCGGCTTCGCCCAGGCCCGCCTCGGCGATCTCGACGGGGCGCAGGCGTGGCGCGCGCGCGCCGCCGCCGCGAAGGAGCAGGGCGACGCCGCGGGGCGCATCGACTCGACGAGCCTCGGCATGACGTTCCATCTGTCGGGGGATCTCTTCTTCGCGCAGCAGAAATACGAAGAGGCGATCGCGCAGCTCGAACGCGCCGCCGCCAGCAAGGAGCGCGGCAACGTCGATGGCAAGATCGACTGGTCCAACGTGGCGATGAGCTACGAGCTCGCAGGCTTCGCCCATCTGCGGCGGCGCGACTTCGCCGCGGGCCTGCCGTGCTTCGAGCGCGCCGTTGATGCGGTCGAGAAGGGTGACCTCTTCGCGCGTGTCGATGAGCTCGCGGTCGGCCGCGGGCTGCGGTTCGTCGGCATGTGTCGCGCCGAGGGCGGCGACAACGAGGGCGCGCTCCTGCCCCTCACGCGCGCGTCCGACATCTACACGCGCGGCGTTCAGGAGGGCAAGCTCGAGCGAGACGAGCTCGACGCGGTCCTCACGCAACTGATCGAGTGCTGCCCGCGCGGCGGCGCCCACGATCGCGACCGCCGTCCCGCCTGCCTACCCCCGCCGTCCCGCCGGCCGACGAGCCCTCGGGCTCGGCTCGGGTCGAAGTCCCTCCGGTTCCGCGCAAGGCCGGTTCGAGCTCGTTCCAGAGGACCGACGCTCAGCAGCGGCGGTGTCCCGCCCGCGCCGCGGTCGGTCCTCCGCCCCCGGCAGGAATCGTCGGGTTGA